The following nucleotide sequence is from Saccharothrix texasensis.
GTAGTCCAGCAGCAGCGCCTCGTGCGAGGCGAAGATCTCGGTGGTGTGCAGCGACGTGTCGTTCACGCCGCACGCCGACATGAACCGCAGGCCGCGGTCGATCTCGCCGGCCAGCGCCTCGTACCGCTCGCCGGCGGGCGACTGGCGGACGAAGTCCTTGTTCCAGTCGTGCAGGCGGTGCAGGTCGGCCATGCCCGCGGTGGTCATGGCGCGCAGCAGGTTCATCGCCGCGCCCGCGTTGGCGTAGGCGCGGATCATCCGGGACGGGTCCGGCACGCGCGCCTCGGGCGTGGCGACCAGCGAGTTCACGATGTCGCCGCGGTAGGACGGCAGGCCGAGCGCGTCGATGCCCGACGAGCGCGGCTTGGCGTACTGGCCCGCGATGCGGCCGATCTTCACCACCGGCAGGCTCGCGCCGTAGGTGAGCACGACGGCCATCTGGAGCAGGGTCCGGACGTTAGCGCGGATGTGCGGCTCGGTGTTGTCCGCGAACGTCTCCGCGCAGTCGCCGCCCTGCAGCAGAAACGCCTCGCCGCGGGCGACCTCGGCCAGGTTGTCGCGCAGCCGGTCGATCTCGGCCGGCACGGTGATCGGCGGCACGCTCTCCAGCACGGCGCGCACCCGGCGCACCTGCTCCGCGTCCGGCCACTCCGGCTGCTGGGCGGCGGGGCGGCTCAGCGCGTCGTCGAGCCGGTCGCGCAGCTCGGGCGGGAGGGGCGGAAGCTCGGGAAGCGTGTCCACGGGCACGTCCACGGTCCAGTTCACACGTTAAAGATAGCTGTCCACATCGAGAGACGGACGCGGGTCCGACCTGTGCATTATGTGGACCATGTCGGACACCCGATTGGATGACAGCACGGCGGCCAGGCTGCTGTCGACCGCGGTGGAGAACGTCCAGCGGGACTACCCGGCGCACTGGTCGCACGTCGTCGCCGGCGACGCCGACCTGGTGCCGCAGCGCGTGCTGCACCCGATCTTCGCCGGGTCGTTCGACTGGCACTCGTGCGTGCATCAGACCTGGTTGGCGGTCCGGCTGCTGCGGGTGCGGCCCGGGGTCGAGGGCGCGGCGCAGGCCCGCCGGGTGCTGGAGTCGTTGATCACGGTCGGGAACGCGGAGGTCGAGGCGGCGTTCTTCGACGGGCCCTCCGGCGGGTTCTGGGAGCGGCCCTACGGGTGGGCGTGGCTGCTCGTGCTCGACGCCGAGCTCCGCGCCTGGGACCCGCCGCTGGCGGCGGCGCTGCGGCCGTTGAGCGCGGTGCTGCGTGACCGGTATCTCGCCGAGGTGACCGGCGCGCGGCTGCCCGTACGGACCGGCACGCACGGCAACACGGCGTTCGCGACCGGGCTCGTGCTGGACGCGGCGCGCGCGGTGGGCGACGGGGAGCTGGCCTCGGCGTGCGCGGAGGCGGCGTTGCGGTGGCACCGGGAGGACGTCGGGTACGGCGGGTTCGAACCGGACGCGGCGGACTTCCTCTCGCCCGCGCTGACCGAGGCGGACCTGATGCGGCGGGTGCTGCCGGCCGACGGGTTCACCGCGTGGTTCGAGGCGTTCCTCCCGCACCTGGACGACTCGCGCTGGAAGGTGCTGCGCGAACCCGTGCCGGTGGACGACCCGGGCGACCCGCACGGCTCGCACCTGGTCGGGCTGGCGCTGTCGCGGGCGTGGCAGTGGCGGGCCGTCGCCGACGCGCTGCCACCGGGGCACCGGTACGCCGACCTGGCCCACACCGCGGCCGAGGCGCACCGGGAGACCGGTCTGCGGCTGGTGTCCGGGCACGGCTACTACGCCGAGCACTGGCTGGGCACGTTCGCCGCCTACCTGGACCTCGGCGCGTTCACCGGTCGCTGAGGGACGCGGCGGCGGCCCGGCACCGGCGCTCCTCCAGCGGTCGGCGCATCGCCGCGAACCGCTCGGCCGCCTCCAGGAACAACGCCGTCGCCCGCGTGCGCTGCCCCTGCGCGCGCCGGACCTCGGCGCGCACCTCCCACAGCGCCGCCGTCCACGGGCCGCCCTGCCAGAGGCCGCTGATCCGCTCCGCCTCCGCCAGGTGCGGCCGGGCGCGGCTCGGGCTGCCCGCGTTCGCGCACGCCGTCGCCGCCGCGATCCGGAAGCCCATCGAGCACGGGTCGCACACGTGCGGCGCCTCGGTGAGCCACCGCTCGGCCTCGCGGATCGCGCCGAGCGCGCCGCCGAGGGTGCCCGCGGCCAGGACGCGGACCCCGTGCACCCGGATGACCAGGTGCGACGGTATGCGTGAGGAGCGGGCCAGCGGCAGCGCCTCGTCCAGGTCGGCACGGGCCGCCGCCGGGTCGCCGCGCCGGGCCTCGGCCTCGGCCCGCCGTTCCAGCGCCAGGGACCGGGCGGACCCGCAGCCGGCGCGTTCGGCCTCGCCCAGCGACTCGCCCAGCGTGGTCACGGCGTCGTCGAGGCGCCCGGACAGCAGCGCGAACTCGCCCAGCAGCAGGTAGGCCAACGCCCGGCCCGCCGCCGAACCCGCCCGTGACGCGATGTCGAGCAGGTCGCGGCCGAACGACTCCGCGCCGTCGTGCCCCTCCGGCCCGTACAGGTAGAACTCCTGCAAGCACAGGTGCGCGTCGTAGACCACGGGCCGGGACGGGTGCCGCACCGCGTCGGCGAACTCCTCCCGGAACAGCCGGTGCCACGTGCCGCGGGCGTGCGCGACGAGGGCGAGCAGGGTCGAGGCCTCGCCCAGCTCGTGCCCGAGGTCGGCGTCCAGCGCCAGCACCCGCGCCTGCCTGGCCAGCCGTTCGGCCTCGGCGAGGTGGCGCCGCCCGAACGCGACCAGCCCGTTGGCCAGCGCGACCGCCGCGCGCTGCGCCGGTGACGGCGGCTCGGCCGCGTCGAGGCTGAGCGCCGACTCGTACAGCTCGACGGTCTCCGCGTCCGGCCCGACCCCGATCCGCTCCCGCAGCGTGCGGCGCAGCCGGTCGAACTGGCGCAACGCCTCCCCGCGGCGACCGGCGGCCAGGTGCCGGCGCATCACCGCGCGGTGCGCCTGCTCGTCGGTCTCGTCCAGGTCGAGCAGCCGTTCCCAGTCGCCGGCGGCCCTCAGCAG
It contains:
- a CDS encoding class II 3-deoxy-7-phosphoheptulonate synthase, whose amino-acid sequence is MNWTVDVPVDTLPELPPLPPELRDRLDDALSRPAAQQPEWPDAEQVRRVRAVLESVPPITVPAEIDRLRDNLAEVARGEAFLLQGGDCAETFADNTEPHIRANVRTLLQMAVVLTYGASLPVVKIGRIAGQYAKPRSSGIDALGLPSYRGDIVNSLVATPEARVPDPSRMIRAYANAGAAMNLLRAMTTAGMADLHRLHDWNKDFVRQSPAGERYEALAGEIDRGLRFMSACGVNDTSLHTTEIFASHEALLLDYERALLRLDTNGEQPRLYDLSSHFLWIGERTRQLDGAHIAFAELLSNPIGLKIGPSTTPEMAVEYVERLDPHNQPGRLTLISRMGNGKVRDVLGPIVEKVTASGHQVIWQCDPMHGNTHEASTGYKTRHFDRIVDEVQGFFEVHRRLGTHPGGIHIELTGEDVTECLGGAQEISDLDLAGRYETACDPRLNTQQSLELAFLVAEMLRS
- a CDS encoding DUF2891 domain-containing protein, producing the protein MSDTRLDDSTAARLLSTAVENVQRDYPAHWSHVVAGDADLVPQRVLHPIFAGSFDWHSCVHQTWLAVRLLRVRPGVEGAAQARRVLESLITVGNAEVEAAFFDGPSGGFWERPYGWAWLLVLDAELRAWDPPLAAALRPLSAVLRDRYLAEVTGARLPVRTGTHGNTAFATGLVLDAARAVGDGELASACAEAALRWHREDVGYGGFEPDAADFLSPALTEADLMRRVLPADGFTAWFEAFLPHLDDSRWKVLREPVPVDDPGDPHGSHLVGLALSRAWQWRAVADALPPGHRYADLAHTAAEAHRETGLRLVSGHGYYAEHWLGTFAAYLDLGAFTGR
- a CDS encoding AfsR/SARP family transcriptional regulator: MRATCQVRVLGGFAVAVDGRPVPGDVWRNRRAADVVKLLAVAPDHRLHREQVMDRLWPDLPADAAGANLRKAVFYARRALGRADAVRCEGRLLTLWPGGDLDVDLDRFQRAADAALASGDAERCALAAAGYRGGLLVDDRYECWVAEPHEKVEGRYAALLRAAGDWERLLDLDETDEQAHRAVMRRHLAAGRRGEALRQFDRLRRTLRERIGVGPDAETVELYESALSLDAAEPPSPAQRAAVALANGLVAFGRRHLAEAERLARQARVLALDADLGHELGEASTLLALVAHARGTWHRLFREEFADAVRHPSRPVVYDAHLCLQEFYLYGPEGHDGAESFGRDLLDIASRAGSAAGRALAYLLLGEFALLSGRLDDAVTTLGESLGEAERAGCGSARSLALERRAEAEARRGDPAAARADLDEALPLARSSRIPSHLVIRVHGVRVLAAGTLGGALGAIREAERWLTEAPHVCDPCSMGFRIAAATACANAGSPSRARPHLAEAERISGLWQGGPWTAALWEVRAEVRRAQGQRTRATALFLEAAERFAAMRRPLEERRCRAAAASLSDR